Proteins from a single region of Scatophagus argus isolate fScaArg1 chromosome 23, fScaArg1.pri, whole genome shotgun sequence:
- the phka1a gene encoding phosphorylase b kinase regulatory subunit alpha, skeletal muscle isoform isoform X3, protein MRSRSNSGVKLDNYARMVHQTILKHQDPVTGLLPGSPDQPHSWVRDNVYSILSVWALSLAYRKNADRDEDKAKAYELEQSVVKLMRGILQCIMRQLDKVEKFKYSRSTSDSLHAKYNTKTCAPVVGDDQWGHLQVDATSLFLLFLAQMTASGLHIVYTQDEVDVVQNLMFYIEAAYKVADYGMWERGDKTNQGITEINASSIGMAKAALEALDELNLFGAKGGPGSVVHALADDIQHCQSILTSMLPRASISKEVDAGVLAIISYPAFAVDDMSIVNMTKEEIISKLQGRYGCCRFLRDGHKTPKEDPNRLYYESAELKLFENIECEWPLFWTYLILDGIFINSPEQVQEYQEALEGILIKQKDGIRLLPELYSVPPDKVEEEYMNPHSVERIPMGKCPLKWGQSLYILGNLLSEGFLAPGEVDPLNRRFSTIPKPDVVVQVSVLAETEEIKELLLKNGIVVETVADIHPIHVQPSRVLSHIYARLGRNPRLGLTGRPYRRIGVLGTSKFYIIRNTMFSFTPQFLDHHQFYLALDNKMIVEMLRTEIAYLSSRWRMTGRPTVTFPISQTMLTEDHTNLDPAVLATLKKLQDGYYGGARIQTGKLSEFLTTSCFAHLSFLDGKGSGSMSRHDEEYDDERDGDGYVHELRCDDEADDLAQYLDHLLAHAAPKKPKQQVGGGLGRFKAVATKTKEMVALKHKAQNLNVQNVNMYLSNKLFRSPQPSLNLNLPDASAPQETQAPGASAITESGIPRDASGAIDYNALAQLLKDMQSLQDQADILYILFKDKGMEWDTRLHGKGTTVRSLLTDLYEKAGELKHWSLIRMTSGMLRKKVEELDSACSDLLAHQKHLTVGLPPEPREKTISAPIPADQLAALIDEASDNNISVAILTQEIMVYLAMSIRAQPSLFSEMFRLRIGLIIQVMATELAQSLNCSGEEATETLMSLSPSELKNLLHHILSGKEFGVQRSVREVDAGISPAISIHHLGNVGATKSERAGISKLKSDMKMAEHRLSLTDPFKEPRLSLTDPVAEMDRRVSLTDCSKLEQSLTSPRKSLRSQSLEIENIESGRYRLPSIESLDIPESFPSVKDTRHGQWLRRRRLDGALNRVPVGFYQKVWKILQKCHGLSIEGFVLPSSTTREMTPGEIKFSVHVETVLNRVPQPEYRQLLVEAILVLTMLADVEIPSIGSIIHVGKIVHLANDMFYKDQRDLGAEETILEKDPSTGVCRLLYDSAPSGRFGSMTYLTKAVAVYVQDFLPGGSCAVQ, encoded by the exons ATGAGAAGCAGGAGCAACTCGGGCGTTAAACTGGACAACTATGCCCGGATGGTGCACCAAACTATCCTGAAACACCAA GATCCAGTGACGGGTCTTCTGCCAGGCAGCCCAGATCAGCCGCACTCCTGGGTCAGAGACAATGTGTACAGCATCCTGTCCGTGTGGGCCCTCAGCCTGGCCTACAGGAAGAACGCCGACAGGGACGAAGACAAAGCCAAGGCCTACGAACTGGAGCAG aGTGTGGTGAAGCTAATGAGAGGTATCCTTCAGTGCATAATGAGGCAG CTGGATAAGGTGGAAAAGTTTAAATACAGCAGAAGTACCTCTGACTCGCTGCACGCCAAGTACAACACCAAGACCTGCGCTCCTGTTGTTGGGGACGACCAGTGGGGTCACCTACAGGTGGACGCCACCTCgctcttcctgctcttcctcgCTCAGATGACCGCATCCG GTCTGCATATCGTCTACACCCAAGATGAGGTGGACGTGGTTCAGAATCTCATGTTCTACATCGAGGCGGCTTACAAAGTGGCT GATTACGGGATGtgggagagaggagacaaaaccAACCAGGGCATCACTGAGATTAACGCCAGCTCCATAGGGATGGCCaag GCAGCTCTGGAGGCTTTGGACGAACTCAACCTGTTTGGGGCCAAAGGGGGTCCTGGATCCGTGGTCCACGCCTTGGCTGACGACATACAGCACTGCCAG TCCATCCTGACGTCGATGTTGCCCAGAGCGTCCATCTCCAAAGAGGTGGACGCCGGAGTCCTGGCGATCATCTCCTATCCCGCCTTCGCCGTGGACGACATGAGCATCGTCAACATGACCAAGGAGGAGATCATTTCTAAGCTGCAG GGTCGATATGGTTGCTGCAGGTTCCTCAGAGACGGACACAAAACCCCTAAAGAG GATCCAAACCGTCTGTATTACGAGTCCgcagagctgaagctgtttGAAAACATCGAGTGCGAGTGGCCGCTCTTCTGGACCTACCTCATACTGGATGGCATTTTTATCAACAGCCCCGAGCAG GTTCAGGAGTACCAGGAGGCTCTGGAGGGCATCCTGATCAAGCAGAAAGACGGGATACGACTGCTGCCGGAGCTCTACAGTGTCCCCCCGGATAAG GTAGAGGAGGAGTATATGAACCCACACTCTGTGGAGAGGATCCCGATGGGCAAATGTCCTCTGAAGTGGGGACAGTCTCTCTACATCCTGGGAAACCTTTTGTCCGAG GGATTTCTTGCCCCCGGAGAGGTCGACCCTCTCAACAGACGTTTCTCCACCATCCCAAAGCCCGATGTGGTCGTGCAGG TGTCAGTCCTGGCAGAGACTGAGGAGatcaaagagctgctgctgaagaacGGCATCGTTGTGGAGACTGTCGCCGACATCCACCCCATCCACGTGCAGCCCTCCAGAGTCCTTAGCCACATCTACGCCAGACTAG GTCGTAACCCGAGGTTGGGTCTGACGGGACGACCATACAGGAGAATAGGAGTGCTGGGAACCTCCAAGTTCTACATCATCAGGAACACCATGTTCTCATTCACACCTCAG TTCCTCGACCACCATCAGTTCTATTTGGCGTTGGACAACAAGATGATCGTGGAGATGCTGAGGACTGAAATCGCTTACCTGTCGTCCAGGTGGAGGATGACCGGACGGCCCACCGTCACTTTTCCCATTTCACAGACCATGTTGA ctgaagACCACACAAACCTGGACCCTGCAGTCTTGGCCACACTGAAGAAGCTGCAGGATGGATATTACGGAGGAGCAAG GATCCAGACGGGGAAGCTGTCGGAGTTCttgaccacttcctgtttcgCTCACCTGAGCTTCCTGGACGGTAAGGGTTCTGGCAGCATGAGCCGCCACGACGAAGAGTATGATGATGAGCGTGACGGCGATGGATACGTGCATGAGTTACGTTGTGATGATG AGGCTGATGACCTCGCCCAGTACCTGGACCACCTGCTGGCTCATGCTGCCCCCAAGAAGCCTAAGCAGCAGGTCGGAGGGGGTCTGGGGAGGTTCAAGGCTGTGGCCACCAAAACCAAGGAGATGGTGGCTCTGAAGCACAAGGCTCAGAACCTGAACGTGCAGA ATGTCAACATGTACCTGTCGAACAAGCTGTTTCGCTCCCCTCAGCCTTCGCTCAACCTGAACCTCCCGGACGCCTCTGCGCCACAGGAAACTcaa GCTCCGGGGGCGTCGGCCATCACAGAGAGCGGCATCCCCAGAGATGCCAGCGGCGCCATCGACTACAACGCTTTGGCCCAGCTGCTGAAGGACATGCAGAGTCTCCAGGACCAGGCGGATATACTCTACATCCTCTTCAAAGACAA GGGCATGGAGTGGGACACCCGTCTGCACGGTAAAGGCACCACGGTGAGATCTCTGCTGACTGACCTTTACGAAAAGGCAGGTGAACTGAAACACTGGAGCCTCATCAGGATGACCTCCGGCATGCTGAGgaagaaggtggaggagctCGACTCG GCCTGCTCTGATTTGCTGGCGCACCAGAAGCATCTGACGGTCGGTCTGCCTCCTGAGCCGAGGGAGAAAACCATCTCCGCTCCCATCCCCGCGGACCAGCTGGCTGCCCTCATCGACGAGGCCAGCGACAACAACATCAGCGTGGCCATACTCACTCAG GAGATCATGGTGTACCTGGCTATGAGCATAAGGGCTCAGCCCAGCCTGTTCAGCGAGATGTTCAGGCTCCGTATTGGTCTCATCATCCAGGTCATGGCCACCGAACTGGCCCAGTCGCTCAACTGCTCAG gagaggAGGCCACAGAGACTCTGATGAGTCTCAGTCCATCAGAACTGAAGAATCTCCTCCACCACATCCTCAGCGGGAAAGAGTTTGGAGTGCAGCGCAGCG TTAGAGAGGTAGATGCCGGCATCAGTCCTGCCATCTCCATCCATCATCTGGGCAACGTGGGCGCCACCAAGAGCGAGAGAGCCGGCATCAGCAAACTGAAGAGCGACATGAAGATG GCCGAGCACAGGTTGTCTTTGACGGATCCATTTAAG GAGCCCAGGTTGTCTCTGACCGATCCCGTTGcggag ATGGACCGCAGGGTGTCTTTAACTGATTGTTCtaag CTCGAACAGTCACTGACTTCTCCTCGCAAG aGCTTGCGATCTCAGTCTCTGGAAATAGAAAACATTGAATCTGGG AGGTACAGGCTGCCGTCCATAGAGTCTCTGGATATTCCTGAGAGCTTTCCGAGTGTTAAAGATACCAGACACGGCCAATGGCTGCGCAGGAGGCGTCTGGACGGAGCGCTGAACCGAGTCCCTGTTGGCTTCTACCAGAAGGTCTGGAAGATCCTGCAGAAG TGTCACGGTTTGTCCATAGAGGGATTCGTCCTTCCGTCCTCGACCACCAGAGAG ATGACACCAGGAGAGATCAAGTTCTCTGTCCACGTGGAGACGGTTTTGAACCGCGTCCCTCAGCCTGAGTACCGACAGCTGCTGGTGGAGGCCATCCTGGTGCTCACCATGCTGGCCGACGTGGAGATCCCCAGCATCGGCTCCATCATCCACGTGGGGAAGATCGTCCACCTGGCCAACGACATGTTCTACAAGGATCAG AGGGACCTGGGAGCAGAGGAGACCATCCTCGAGAAGGACCCGTCCACCGGAGTGTGCAGGCTGCTGTACGACAGCGCCCCCAGTGGCCGCTTTGGGAGCATGACCTACCTCACCAAGGCCGTGGCGGTGTACGTGCAGGACTTCCTGCCCGGCGGGTCGTGTGCGGTACAGTGA
- the phka1a gene encoding phosphorylase b kinase regulatory subunit alpha, skeletal muscle isoform isoform X6 gives MRSRSNSGVKLDNYARMVHQTILKHQDPVTGLLPGSPDQPHSWVRDNVYSILSVWALSLAYRKNADRDEDKAKAYELEQSVVKLMRGILQCIMRQLDKVEKFKYSRSTSDSLHAKYNTKTCAPVVGDDQWGHLQVDATSLFLLFLAQMTASGLHIVYTQDEVDVVQNLMFYIEAAYKVADYGMWERGDKTNQGITEINASSIGMAKAALEALDELNLFGAKGGPGSVVHALADDIQHCQSILTSMLPRASISKEVDAGVLAIISYPAFAVDDMSIVNMTKEEIISKLQGRYGCCRFLRDGHKTPKEDPNRLYYESAELKLFENIECEWPLFWTYLILDGIFINSPEQVQEYQEALEGILIKQKDGIRLLPELYSVPPDKVEEEYMNPHSVERIPMGKCPLKWGQSLYILGNLLSEGFLAPGEVDPLNRRFSTIPKPDVVVQVSVLAETEEIKELLLKNGIVVETVADIHPIHVQPSRVLSHIYARLGRNPRLGLTGRPYRRIGVLGTSKFYIIRNTMFSFTPQFLDHHQFYLALDNKMIVEMLRTEIAYLSSRWRMTGRPTVTFPISQTMLTEDHTNLDPAVLATLKKLQDGYYGGARIQTGKLSEFLTTSCFAHLSFLDGKGSGSMSRHDEEYDDERDGDGYVHELRCDDEADDLAQYLDHLLAHAAPKKPKQQVGGGLGRFKAVATKTKEMVALKHKAQNLNVQNVNMYLSNKLFRSPQPSLNLNLPDASAPQETQAPGASAITESGIPRDASGAIDYNALAQLLKDMQSLQDQADILYILFKDKGMEWDTRLHGKGTTVRSLLTDLYEKAGELKHWSLIRMTSGMLRKKVEELDSACSDLLAHQKHLTVGLPPEPREKTISAPIPADQLAALIDEASDNNISVAILTQEIMVYLAMSIRAQPSLFSEMFRLRIGLIIQVMATELAQSLNCSGEEATETLMSLSPSELKNLLHHILSGKEFGVQRSVREVDAGISPAISIHHLGNVGATKSERAGISKLKSDMKMLEHRLSLTDPSKAEHRLSLTDPFKEPRLSLTDPVAESLRSQSLEIENIESGRYRLPSIESLDIPESFPSVKDTRHGQWLRRRRLDGALNRVPVGFYQKVWKILQKCHGLSIEGFVLPSSTTREMTPGEIKFSVHVETVLNRVPQPEYRQLLVEAILVLTMLADVEIPSIGSIIHVGKIVHLANDMFYKDQRDLGAEETILEKDPSTGVCRLLYDSAPSGRFGSMTYLTKAVAVYVQDFLPGGSCAVQ, from the exons ATGAGAAGCAGGAGCAACTCGGGCGTTAAACTGGACAACTATGCCCGGATGGTGCACCAAACTATCCTGAAACACCAA GATCCAGTGACGGGTCTTCTGCCAGGCAGCCCAGATCAGCCGCACTCCTGGGTCAGAGACAATGTGTACAGCATCCTGTCCGTGTGGGCCCTCAGCCTGGCCTACAGGAAGAACGCCGACAGGGACGAAGACAAAGCCAAGGCCTACGAACTGGAGCAG aGTGTGGTGAAGCTAATGAGAGGTATCCTTCAGTGCATAATGAGGCAG CTGGATAAGGTGGAAAAGTTTAAATACAGCAGAAGTACCTCTGACTCGCTGCACGCCAAGTACAACACCAAGACCTGCGCTCCTGTTGTTGGGGACGACCAGTGGGGTCACCTACAGGTGGACGCCACCTCgctcttcctgctcttcctcgCTCAGATGACCGCATCCG GTCTGCATATCGTCTACACCCAAGATGAGGTGGACGTGGTTCAGAATCTCATGTTCTACATCGAGGCGGCTTACAAAGTGGCT GATTACGGGATGtgggagagaggagacaaaaccAACCAGGGCATCACTGAGATTAACGCCAGCTCCATAGGGATGGCCaag GCAGCTCTGGAGGCTTTGGACGAACTCAACCTGTTTGGGGCCAAAGGGGGTCCTGGATCCGTGGTCCACGCCTTGGCTGACGACATACAGCACTGCCAG TCCATCCTGACGTCGATGTTGCCCAGAGCGTCCATCTCCAAAGAGGTGGACGCCGGAGTCCTGGCGATCATCTCCTATCCCGCCTTCGCCGTGGACGACATGAGCATCGTCAACATGACCAAGGAGGAGATCATTTCTAAGCTGCAG GGTCGATATGGTTGCTGCAGGTTCCTCAGAGACGGACACAAAACCCCTAAAGAG GATCCAAACCGTCTGTATTACGAGTCCgcagagctgaagctgtttGAAAACATCGAGTGCGAGTGGCCGCTCTTCTGGACCTACCTCATACTGGATGGCATTTTTATCAACAGCCCCGAGCAG GTTCAGGAGTACCAGGAGGCTCTGGAGGGCATCCTGATCAAGCAGAAAGACGGGATACGACTGCTGCCGGAGCTCTACAGTGTCCCCCCGGATAAG GTAGAGGAGGAGTATATGAACCCACACTCTGTGGAGAGGATCCCGATGGGCAAATGTCCTCTGAAGTGGGGACAGTCTCTCTACATCCTGGGAAACCTTTTGTCCGAG GGATTTCTTGCCCCCGGAGAGGTCGACCCTCTCAACAGACGTTTCTCCACCATCCCAAAGCCCGATGTGGTCGTGCAGG TGTCAGTCCTGGCAGAGACTGAGGAGatcaaagagctgctgctgaagaacGGCATCGTTGTGGAGACTGTCGCCGACATCCACCCCATCCACGTGCAGCCCTCCAGAGTCCTTAGCCACATCTACGCCAGACTAG GTCGTAACCCGAGGTTGGGTCTGACGGGACGACCATACAGGAGAATAGGAGTGCTGGGAACCTCCAAGTTCTACATCATCAGGAACACCATGTTCTCATTCACACCTCAG TTCCTCGACCACCATCAGTTCTATTTGGCGTTGGACAACAAGATGATCGTGGAGATGCTGAGGACTGAAATCGCTTACCTGTCGTCCAGGTGGAGGATGACCGGACGGCCCACCGTCACTTTTCCCATTTCACAGACCATGTTGA ctgaagACCACACAAACCTGGACCCTGCAGTCTTGGCCACACTGAAGAAGCTGCAGGATGGATATTACGGAGGAGCAAG GATCCAGACGGGGAAGCTGTCGGAGTTCttgaccacttcctgtttcgCTCACCTGAGCTTCCTGGACGGTAAGGGTTCTGGCAGCATGAGCCGCCACGACGAAGAGTATGATGATGAGCGTGACGGCGATGGATACGTGCATGAGTTACGTTGTGATGATG AGGCTGATGACCTCGCCCAGTACCTGGACCACCTGCTGGCTCATGCTGCCCCCAAGAAGCCTAAGCAGCAGGTCGGAGGGGGTCTGGGGAGGTTCAAGGCTGTGGCCACCAAAACCAAGGAGATGGTGGCTCTGAAGCACAAGGCTCAGAACCTGAACGTGCAGA ATGTCAACATGTACCTGTCGAACAAGCTGTTTCGCTCCCCTCAGCCTTCGCTCAACCTGAACCTCCCGGACGCCTCTGCGCCACAGGAAACTcaa GCTCCGGGGGCGTCGGCCATCACAGAGAGCGGCATCCCCAGAGATGCCAGCGGCGCCATCGACTACAACGCTTTGGCCCAGCTGCTGAAGGACATGCAGAGTCTCCAGGACCAGGCGGATATACTCTACATCCTCTTCAAAGACAA GGGCATGGAGTGGGACACCCGTCTGCACGGTAAAGGCACCACGGTGAGATCTCTGCTGACTGACCTTTACGAAAAGGCAGGTGAACTGAAACACTGGAGCCTCATCAGGATGACCTCCGGCATGCTGAGgaagaaggtggaggagctCGACTCG GCCTGCTCTGATTTGCTGGCGCACCAGAAGCATCTGACGGTCGGTCTGCCTCCTGAGCCGAGGGAGAAAACCATCTCCGCTCCCATCCCCGCGGACCAGCTGGCTGCCCTCATCGACGAGGCCAGCGACAACAACATCAGCGTGGCCATACTCACTCAG GAGATCATGGTGTACCTGGCTATGAGCATAAGGGCTCAGCCCAGCCTGTTCAGCGAGATGTTCAGGCTCCGTATTGGTCTCATCATCCAGGTCATGGCCACCGAACTGGCCCAGTCGCTCAACTGCTCAG gagaggAGGCCACAGAGACTCTGATGAGTCTCAGTCCATCAGAACTGAAGAATCTCCTCCACCACATCCTCAGCGGGAAAGAGTTTGGAGTGCAGCGCAGCG TTAGAGAGGTAGATGCCGGCATCAGTCCTGCCATCTCCATCCATCATCTGGGCAACGTGGGCGCCACCAAGAGCGAGAGAGCCGGCATCAGCAAACTGAAGAGCGACATGAAGATG CTGGAGCACAGGTTGTCTCTGACGGATCCGAGtaag GCCGAGCACAGGTTGTCTTTGACGGATCCATTTAAG GAGCCCAGGTTGTCTCTGACCGATCCCGTTGcggag aGCTTGCGATCTCAGTCTCTGGAAATAGAAAACATTGAATCTGGG AGGTACAGGCTGCCGTCCATAGAGTCTCTGGATATTCCTGAGAGCTTTCCGAGTGTTAAAGATACCAGACACGGCCAATGGCTGCGCAGGAGGCGTCTGGACGGAGCGCTGAACCGAGTCCCTGTTGGCTTCTACCAGAAGGTCTGGAAGATCCTGCAGAAG TGTCACGGTTTGTCCATAGAGGGATTCGTCCTTCCGTCCTCGACCACCAGAGAG ATGACACCAGGAGAGATCAAGTTCTCTGTCCACGTGGAGACGGTTTTGAACCGCGTCCCTCAGCCTGAGTACCGACAGCTGCTGGTGGAGGCCATCCTGGTGCTCACCATGCTGGCCGACGTGGAGATCCCCAGCATCGGCTCCATCATCCACGTGGGGAAGATCGTCCACCTGGCCAACGACATGTTCTACAAGGATCAG AGGGACCTGGGAGCAGAGGAGACCATCCTCGAGAAGGACCCGTCCACCGGAGTGTGCAGGCTGCTGTACGACAGCGCCCCCAGTGGCCGCTTTGGGAGCATGACCTACCTCACCAAGGCCGTGGCGGTGTACGTGCAGGACTTCCTGCCCGGCGGGTCGTGTGCGGTACAGTGA